A stretch of DNA from Candidatus Baltobacteraceae bacterium:
GGAACAATTCAAGGCGCGCTTCGGCAGCGGTACGGTGAGCGGGACGGGACGGGTCGCGATCGATAAGGGCACGACGTTCGCAGCGCACGTGACCGCGCGCGGCGCGCAGCTCAATCTTCCCACCTACGGAAGCGGCACGTTCGACGCGGACCTGGTCCTCGAGCGCACGATCGCCCAGAAGACGCCCGATCTGCGCGGCACGGTCACGCTCCAGAGTGCCACGATTCCGTTCGCGGCCTTCCTGGCGGCGACGGCCAAGAGCGCGGGAAACGGCGCTGCGCCCCTGCCGCTCGACCTCGACATGCAGCTCAACGCCGGAAAGAACGTTCGCGTTCGCGGCTCCGGCTACGGCGCGGGGCTGGACCTGGGTGCCACCGGCGGCGTTCACCTGGCCGGCAGCTTGGCGAATCCGACCCTCGAGGGCAGCTTCACCGCCAAGAATGGCACGCTGACCTACTACGACCGCGCCTTTCGCGTCCAGGAGGCCAAGGTGGTCTTTCACGCCGCCGACGGGCTGATCCCGACCATCCACGCGACCGCCAGCACCCACGTGACCAACCCCGACCCCAACAGCCCCTTCAGCACCGTCGACGTCACCGCGACCGTCACCGGGCCGGTCACCAACCCGAAGATCGCCTTTACCTCGAATCCGCCGGGCTATACGAATGACCAAATTCTGGCACTGATCGCACCGTTCGGCGGCGTGATTCTGACCGGAGTCTCCTACGCGCCGAATCAGCCGGGGCGCGCCGGCGTGCCGAACAACGCCCTCTCGCCCGTTCCGGGCGCGCAGCCCATCGGCGGGACAAGCAACTCGATCACGGCCGGTCAGGAGGCATTCAACATCGTCAATGCGCAGTTTGCTGCGGGGCTGCTCTCGCCGGTCGAGGGAGCGCTCTCCCAGGGCCTCGGGCTGCAAAATGTCAACTTGACGCTCAACTACTATGGGAACGTCGGGTTCTCGGCGTCACGTTTCTTGGGCAAGACCGTGAACTTCTTATATGCGACGACCTTTGGGTTACCGACCACGACCTCATTCGGGCTGCAGCTCATCGGCGAGCGCACCTCGACCAGCGCCCAGCTTTCGTTTTACTTTACCAACGGTGCGCAGCGGCTGTTCGAGACGCCGGTGGCCAATGCGTCGCTCAGCGATTCGCGTCTCTCGGTCGGCGAGCCGCTGCAAGGCCAAAGCGGCTTCGCGTTCACGTTGCAGCGACTTTTTTGGTAGAAAGCCCAGCATTTATGGGGTGGCAAGGACCGCTCGGCACTAGCGCGAACCAGGGGCCGGAACTCCGAAACTCCTCGCGCTCTGCCGCGATGAAGGACAACAAGAATCGCATGATCCTCGATCTACGGCGCGCGCCTCGCGCATTCGTGCGCAGCGCGGGCGCCGTGCTCGCCCTCGTCGTCGTGTTCTCGCTGGTTGCGCCGCCGCTCGCCCGTTCGGCCGCCGCGAACGCACCCGAGATCGTCTCGGTCGACGTTACGGGCAACCTGCACGTGCCGACGGCGACGATCATGGCCGTCATCCAGGCACGTCCGGGCGAGGTGTACGATCCGAAGATCGTGCAGGGCGACCTGCAGCGCATCAGCGCACTCGGCTACTTCGCCGATATCGCCGCCCCGCTCATCCGGGCGCGGCCCAACGGCGTGGCGATCACCTATCGCGTGATCGAGAACCCGGTGATCACGAAGATCACGTTCACCGGCAACAAGAACGTCCCGACCGACACGCTGCTGGCCTTGATGGATCTTTCGGTCGGTCAGGTTTTCAATTCGAACACGTTCCACTCGGACGTGCTCAAGATCAACAACTATTACGAGCGCATCGGCTACGCCGGGCAAGTGCCCACGCACATCATCGGCGTCAAGCTCGATCCGGCGACCGGCGTACTGGCGCTGTCGATTCGCGAAGGACTCGTCGTTCGCAAGATCGTCATCGGCGGCGATCCGGTGCTTCCGCCGCCGGCGATCCTCAAAGAGATCGACCTCAAGCCGGGCATGGTGTTTTCCGAGGACATCGCGCGCAAAGACCAGGAGAAGCTCAAGAACTGGTACGACGACAAGTGGCACATCGAGCTGGGCAACTTCGAGCCGGGCATCGAGCCGTCGACGATCGATGAGAAGACCGGCACCGCCGACGTCAAGTACGATATCTACGTCGCGCGCGTCGCCGCCGTCCAAATCATCGGGAACACGCGCACCAAGGACCAAGTGATTCGCCGTCTCCTGCGCGTCACGCCCGGCATGGTCGTCGACACCGATTGGATCAAGTCGGACTACGAGCGCTTGAACTCCACCGGCTACTTCTCGAAGGTCACGCCGGATATCAAAGACGGCCCCGATCCGAAGAAGCCGCAAGACGTCACGCTCGTTTGGGACGTTGTCGAACAGCGCACCGCGGCGGCGTCGGTCGGCTTCGGTTACTCCGGCGGACTCACCGGCGAAGGCCTGTACGGGACGCTCGGTTTCCAGGACACGAATCTGCACGGCACCGGCAACTCCGCCTCGATTCAATTCGAACAGGGCGCGAACGTGACGTCGGATACGCTCTCGGGCTCGATTCCGTATCTCGGCGACACGCCGAAGCTCGAGAAGTACTCGCTCAACGCCAGCATCTTCTCGACCCGCAACACCTACTACTATCCGGTCTACTCGGTCGGCTCAAGCGTCATCGCGCCGCCGGCCGTCGTCGGCGGCACGCCCGCGCCGATTCCGGTCACGCTCTACGAGAACACCAACTCCTCGCTGATCAGCGGCGTCGTCTCGACCAGTTCGTCCTCGGCGCAAGGCTTCTCGATCGGCCTTGGGCGCCGGCTTTCCGATTATCTCACCGCGTCGATCACGCCGACGATTCAGCGGGTGAAATACTCGACCACCGTGCCCTCGCCGTATTATTTCGAGGGTTCCCAGCCCAACGTGCTGGTCGGGCCGACACCCAATCCGCTCGAGTCGAACGCGAACTACAACGGCAGCTTCGGCATCGCCGCGACCTCGATCGCGAATGTGAACACCGGGCTGCCCTACCAGCTCAACACGATCAACTTCGGCATCGGAACCTCGCCGATCACGACCGACGATCCGTACAATCCGCGGCGCGGCTGGAAAGCGGTGCTGAACGAGCAGATCTCCGCCCCGGCATTCCGGTCGAGCTTCAGCTACACCGAGACTACGCTCGACGTGTCGCACTTCATCCCGGTGCTCAAAGACGCGACCTTCGGTATTCACGGGGCCGGCTATTGGTCGACCGGGGTGATTCCGCCCAACGAGCTCTTCGAGTTCTCCGATCAACAGGTGCGCGGCTACGATACCGTCTTCTACGGGACCGACGCGTTCCTCGGACAGATGGAACTGCGTCAGCCGCTGACCTCGGACCGTAAGCTCTCGGTGGTGGCCTTCGTCGACGAGCTCGATTTCCGGATTCGAGGCGCCTATCCCGAACTCGATCCGTACACCGACCGCGTGATCGCCTATCCGGGCGATTGGGCGCTGCGCGGAGATCTCGGCATCGGGCTGCGCTTCGACGTGCCCCAGCTCGGACTGCACACGATCCGGATCGATTTCGCCAAGGGCGCCAACGGCGGACATACGAGTTTCGGCATCGGCCAGAGCTTCTAGGGAGTTTGTATAAGGAAAAGTATGAAACGACGCGCTCTAACGACCCTCGTGCTCCTCGTGAGCTTCTGTGCCTTGGTCGGTCCGGCGGCGATCGCCGCCGACCTGACCGACGTCGGCTACCTCGACCAGTCTGCGGTCGCGAACCTGCCGGCGTTCATCAGCGCGAACGCGCAGCTTACCGCGTACAAAAATCAGCTCGACGCGCAGTTCGCGAAGGCTATGCGCGGCGCCAAAACCGACGCGGATAAACAGCGCATCTCGCTGCAGTTCCAGCAAGAGTTCTCGGATAAGCAAAACGAGATCGTGGGCCCGCTCTTTGCGCGCGCGCAGGGCGCCATCGCCGACGTGGCGGCGAGCAAGAAGCTGGCGATCGTGGTCGATAAGCGCATCGTGATCTACGGCGGTCAAGATATCACCAGCGACGTCGTCAACCTCGTGCGCGGCTCGGCCGCCATCGCACCACCGCAGACGAGTCCGCCGCCCTCGCCGATAGGGTTCGTCGATCAATCCGCGCTGGCCAACTCGGCCGACGTCAAGACCGCAAGCGATCAACTGCAGAAATTCGAGTCGGCGCAGCAGCCGGTCTACGCCGCGCGTTTCAAGAACGCGCGCGACGACGTGAGCAAACAACAGGTGATGGCTGACTACAACAAAGCGATCCAAGACGAGCAGAACAAACTGCTCAAGCCCCTGATCGACCAAACGAAGAACGCGACCGCGACCGTCGCGCGCAGCAAGAACCTCCTGCTGGTCATCGATCGCGCGGACGTCGTTTTCGGAGGCACGGACATCACGCAAGATGTCCAAAATGCACTCAATAACTAGACTCTATCCCGACAAAGCTAAAGCTTTGCGGGCTAGAGTCCCGCTCGCTCTGCTCGCTCTTTCGTTAGCGATCGCCGTATGTAGCTGTTCGCACGTTGACGTGCACTCGGCCAATATACGCGGCATCGCGTACGTGCGCGTCGACGACGTGATCCGGCACGATCCGCTCTACCCGCAGCTGCAACAGCTCAACGACGCGATCGCCGCGATCAATTTCGAGGCGGCGCTGCCGCACGCGCCGCTGAGCCCCGCCCAGATCGCAGTGCAGACCAAGGATCTCAACGAGCAACTGCAGGCGGCGCAAAATCGCGCCAACGCGATCATTGCGAGCAAACAGCAGACCTACGAGCAGCAGGAGCACGACGCCGACGTCGCGGCGGTCAAGGCCGCGGGCATCGATCCCGCTGCCGCCGGTTTGGGTGCGCAAATGAACGTGACGTCGCAAGCGCAGGCGCAGGCGGCCGCGCAAGCCGCGCAGCAGGGCTACGCGCAATATCAGCGCGGCGTGATCGCGCAGGACAACGCGGCAATGCAATCGATCGCGAATCAATTGAACCAAGAAGCCAACGACAAATTGCGCGCGCGCGCGCAGCAGTATCAGCAGAGCGAGAGCGATCTCTCGCTGAAGGTGGCGCAACAGGACGCGCCGCAGCGGATGTCGCTGCAGACGCAGTTGAACACGCTTGCCTTGACGGCCGATCAGCGCAAGAGCATCGACGCGCAGTTGAGCGCCCTCAACGCGAAGGAAGCGAGTCAGGTCAACGCCCTGCGTGCCGTGGACGCGGCCGCGCTCGCGGCCTACCGCAAGCAGGTCGGCGCGCAGACGCAAGCCGCGATCCGGGCGCAGCAGAGCGCGATCTCGGCCCAGACCACCGCGAAACTCACCCAGCGCCGCGACCAGGTCGGTGCGCAGCTCCGTGGCCTGGGAGCGCCGCCCGTGCCGACCGTCAAGCTTCCCCCCGACCTGCAGCAGCGTCTGGCGCAGATTCACCGGCAATACGCGGCGAAGTTCCAGGCCGACGCGCAGCAGGCGGTCGAAGAGTACCAGGCGACCAAGAGCGACCTCGACGCCCAATTCGCCGCCTTACACGGCGAGGGCGTCAGTGCGACCGGGGCCGCGGCGGTCCAACTGCGCGCCCTGCAGAAGCGTCACGACGACCTGCAGGCGCAAATCAATGCCCAGATCCGGCGCGACGCCGTGCGTCTCGCGACGAAGATGGGGTTCAGCATCGTTTTCGATAACGTCGCGGCCGCCAGCGGCGGTTACGATTTGACCAATGATCTCATCACCGACATCGAAAGCCAACACGAGTGAAAAAACAGCTACTTCTCATCTCTCTCGCCGCCGCGATCCTCGCGGGCTGCGCCAACGCAAGTCCCGTCGGGCTGGTGGACGTCAACCGCATCGTTGCGAATTGGCCGGTCTATCAACAATTCCAACAGCAACTGCTGCTCGACGAGC
This window harbors:
- a CDS encoding POTRA domain-containing protein, encoding MILDLRRAPRAFVRSAGAVLALVVVFSLVAPPLARSAAANAPEIVSVDVTGNLHVPTATIMAVIQARPGEVYDPKIVQGDLQRISALGYFADIAAPLIRARPNGVAITYRVIENPVITKITFTGNKNVPTDTLLALMDLSVGQVFNSNTFHSDVLKINNYYERIGYAGQVPTHIIGVKLDPATGVLALSIREGLVVRKIVIGGDPVLPPPAILKEIDLKPGMVFSEDIARKDQEKLKNWYDDKWHIELGNFEPGIEPSTIDEKTGTADVKYDIYVARVAAVQIIGNTRTKDQVIRRLLRVTPGMVVDTDWIKSDYERLNSTGYFSKVTPDIKDGPDPKKPQDVTLVWDVVEQRTAAASVGFGYSGGLTGEGLYGTLGFQDTNLHGTGNSASIQFEQGANVTSDTLSGSIPYLGDTPKLEKYSLNASIFSTRNTYYYPVYSVGSSVIAPPAVVGGTPAPIPVTLYENTNSSLISGVVSTSSSSAQGFSIGLGRRLSDYLTASITPTIQRVKYSTTVPSPYYFEGSQPNVLVGPTPNPLESNANYNGSFGIAATSIANVNTGLPYQLNTINFGIGTSPITTDDPYNPRRGWKAVLNEQISAPAFRSSFSYTETTLDVSHFIPVLKDATFGIHGAGYWSTGVIPPNELFEFSDQQVRGYDTVFYGTDAFLGQMELRQPLTSDRKLSVVAFVDELDFRIRGAYPELDPYTDRVIAYPGDWALRGDLGIGLRFDVPQLGLHTIRIDFAKGANGGHTSFGIGQSF
- a CDS encoding OmpH family outer membrane protein; translated protein: MKRRALTTLVLLVSFCALVGPAAIAADLTDVGYLDQSAVANLPAFISANAQLTAYKNQLDAQFAKAMRGAKTDADKQRISLQFQQEFSDKQNEIVGPLFARAQGAIADVAASKKLAIVVDKRIVIYGGQDITSDVVNLVRGSAAIAPPQTSPPPSPIGFVDQSALANSADVKTASDQLQKFESAQQPVYAARFKNARDDVSKQQVMADYNKAIQDEQNKLLKPLIDQTKNATATVARSKNLLLVIDRADVVFGGTDITQDVQNALNN